The proteins below come from a single Orcinus orca chromosome 6, mOrcOrc1.1, whole genome shotgun sequence genomic window:
- the UNC13B gene encoding protein unc-13 homolog B isoform X3, with protein MVGTVWIALKTIRQSDEEGPGEWSTLEAETLMKDDEICGTKNPTPHKILLDARFELPFDIPEEEARYWTYKLEQINALGTDNEYSSQEESQRKPLPTAAAQCCHWTYLGWGDQQTFEDPDSAVDDRDSDYRSEASNSIPPLYHTTSQPNASVHQFPVPARLPQQLLLQGSSRDSCNDSVQSYDLDYPERRALRQGLQVQNDKIRIISYFSDVDCEEQEGIYEEIEGKMSQEALENSNINLKDEGVKEVRTLSKTDKYYSQQIQPKYKNWKKIPSQSQETEFSTAFNYDLKFETSTFSRYPQKYDTIDRRRKKTPLYSHFEDSEKSQYDDKSGTKTNLKSTYPNTENCNLCHVEKKEQNYPVLRPYKNGFVVKSGMWTTNLESHDYDLPGCSKDCEKASGLIQHVTNFTPLDILEDSASSTSDELLGSPVYDKQEDLLSPTCHPSNVHHIGGFPEEYYRANPAFASQRMNCATDTLGNLSGCPMEEMTPSSIEEPKEDYIDTMDELQCLVETVSEYLAEKEEEINRFGSLSKTKETLKHNSTVNNAEQKMPGDQIPSLNIAKNDKDKAISFPELNGVKCAVGSLFSSLTEKVGSGTKHLTTSVEKLVYLVPEKTETLNQTEAINSPSRPRAKSVSEKGLSIQSPSPLSSQTVDNKDVGKHDKTSENEHMDSKTGSLNFQDPTETIGRDSASQSQSSVIKSVCSMLNPLKIFLEKDETKKDDDRSKPTRKENFVACGSESNQREDTLGNDSNIVTLDRSDRETPHYQMPLSEDLLSSQAAIEHSNLAHSANEKDDVASPLEREPCTDLSLLPDQRKICAKDTLGHHCEADSRTANKEPSSKPLEGDKITGDDDFLEPLRKSFSQFLLTSPETYSKETLSDSMKIHQLEEDGWERGPKKGGHSFSFSGKLDIPIFKVLSHSEKQQDVREKGSMLPLFKFSFTDGHKTVNDQSFHGSAVTTDEEIQRNCHANAKLSSIKSSSVPNIHSNLGKFGDIKTSNKSDQINTPEDVTLNKIKSYSAPSIINDLGKFGSIEELHSSDHTAIENCERDTLNIPGVVSKEHIPSDSLGGSKNFTQVTSSTVPDSSLAFTSTISKPTLVDEMSDDKLVDKASKKRTQGGLVSGLFNRFSSLENLSNQQELNVKKDDSPHRNNTLSLFSGIFNLISNSSMTDCKPDETKSMSLGDLKGLNGKKHLSLDEIPVTSCVTFENQRNHEKQETSGFIKSCLSLPKENIPLSDAWVGSHYCPPTWKNQRSEKNFPSSENSVLHCTPTAQQDLLEKSLAKRQTPHHALEAKLHENSNKLNSPVLNTNILSQSNHYQAFEEMNNPFSYEWDSDIKDFSKNSRKLQPVYYMLNQNTFPSADVFLWPDSENPAINFCQKDQNANILEWRTNLNSVVWCDLPHESFNQLAFNEDYLLRGDMWAANSLYGNSGYLPINETKKALEELPIDLSCSSGYEKSTCPVVDLDSLRMDENFVYSSVCYEYQEWLSCLENGVWWPSEEGDYGYFMFHDGQYIYSFLTDSTGQYAYLFIPDCSYEEYLNCDLQTNDLSSITLDDSTIPAYSFKVLDREDELLWYVEEEPIDDPLDLSVVLPRSEGPMYLNLGMFSQVLEKSSYGQRDQPLDFSGYTPQKSKGDFASFKERLGGSEDSECTLDLRNQPRTIGNHVLNKNQIIKGDKNQTLVKDSSVNLSSFQWIQSSSEEAASLVHPENKTNIPQQTEEMSSLNKVTSSFSALGASTGSTLNFDKNESLESSAMQKIDQQSNLAEITNDGLQSLILSKQLESNSQNEEESLLKKDSERQMVSNVQRPEFTKNMKKEFPLNKSVHVKKQNLLKSVFQVNQTTSQAQSDIEDDKMITADSVSIPLVSQFSRDECKNCEPPQDQSSKESERTLFKSALKLFGRGEDSSVSAVANEKQESRFLNFFKTQVNKEGSPNLEKNGDKNRKISSQEKNESPGVSSVFGSLGDFFKTNVSPKQTTENMSVSSVTNKDEVKSSPNPAHLTKQDVGNFPAAPVSSKGKVRVRNLNKQTTIDDSELKEPSIREIQGDHLTDEEAPSRDHQLYQSPNSSFSTGCLKESSRDSSVETSGVSTVTVVPRSDKISLDILSRRNSNEQDHFSDKDQSFSTATTSPSQPELPTRKSIFSFLTGSEKSENRAFTTLPRTTSQGEGLFTLPSFFSTANSGSKKNTSLNSSFSFFNLSFLDEKQQTPGEKHSLSAVAPVTSQACKKPSVFVDMSNTMTREDSNDIRGNIVPEVVHEQQMVPCVSISNTTKVTSLADEFNVENNYPGKLGPSIGPGTSLKDFQPHQQ; from the exons GTCACTGGACCTATTTGGGCTGGGGAGACCAACAGA CTTTTGAAGATCCTGATAGTGCCGTTGATGACCGAGATAGTGACTATCGCAGTGAGGCCAGCAATAGCATCCCACCTCTTTACCATACGACTTCCCAGCCCAATGCTTCTGTGCACCAATTCCCTGTGCCTGCGCGATTGCCACAGCAGCTGCTGCTTCAGGGCAGTTCCCGGGACTCTTGCAATGACTCTGTGCAAAGTTATGACCTCGATTATCCAGAGCGGCGGGCCCTCAG ACAAGGCTTACAggttcaaaatgacaaaattaggaTTATTTCATATTTCTCTGATGTTGACTGTGAAGAGCAAGAAGGTATATATGAGGAGATAGAGGGGAAGATGTCACAAGAAGCTCTAGAAAACAGTAACATAAACTTAAAGGACGAAGGGGTAAAAGAAGTGAGAACTCTTTCAAAAACTGATAAATATTACAGCCAACAAATACAACCAAAGTATAAGAATTGGAAAAAGATACCATCTCAAAGCCAAGAGACAGAATTCTCTACTGCCTTTAATTATGACCTTAAGTTTGAAACATCTACTTTCTCTAGATATCCTCAGAAATATGATACAATAgataggagaaggaaaaagacaccCTTATATAGTCATTTTGAAGAcagtgaaaaaagccaatatgATGATAAATCAGGAACTAAGACTAACTTGAAAAGTACATATCCTAACACTGAAAATTGTAACCTTTGCCACGTTGAGAAGAAGGAACAAAATTACCCAGTTTTGCGTCCCTACAAAAATGGATTTGTGGTTAAGAGTGGCATGTGGACCACTAACTTGGAAAGTCATGATTATGATCTTCCTGGTTGTTCTAAGGACTGTGAAAAGGCATCTGGCTTAATCCAGCATGTCACTAATTTCACTCCATTAGATATTCTTGAAGATTCTGCCAGCAGTACTTCTGATGAACTTCTGGGTTCCCCCGTTTATGATAAGCAGGAAGATTTACTGTCACCAACATGTCATCCATCCAATGTCCATCATATTGGAGGTTTTCCAGAAGAATATTATAGAGCAAATCCTGCATTCGCATCACAAAGGATGAATTGTGCTACAGACACACTTGGAAATCTGTCTGGGTGCCCCATGGAAGAGATGACCCCTTCCTCTATTGAGGAACCCAAGGAGGACTATATTGATACAATGGATGAGCTTCAGTGTTTGGTAGAAACAGTGTCAGAATATTtagcagagaaggaagaggagattaATAGATTTGGCTCCCTTTCAAAAACTAAAGAAACACTTAAACACAATAGTACTGTTAATAATGCAGAACAGAAAATGCCAGGGGATCAAATACCATCTTTAAACATTGCCAAGAATGACAAGGACAAAGCCATCTCTTTCCCTGAGCTGAATGGAGTAAAATGTGCTGTTGGTTCTTTATTCAGTTCACTCACAGAAAAGGTGGGTTCAGGCACAAAGCATCTAACAACCTCTGTGGAAAAGCTGGTTTATTTAGttccagagaaaacagaaactctTAATCAGACAGAGGCGATTAATTCGCCATCTAGACCCAGAGCCAAGTCAGTATCAGAGAAGGGTCTTTCCATACAATCTCCATCTCCATTATCTTCTCAAACAGTTGACAATAAGGACGTTGGCAAACATGACAAAACCTCTGAAAATGAGCACATGGACAGTAAAACTGGAAGTTTAAACTTTCAGGATCCAACAGAAACTATTGGAAGGGACTCTGCTTCACAGAGTCAGAGTTCAGTTATAAAGTCTGTTTGCAGCATGCTAAATCCATTAAAAATCTTTTTGGAAAAGGATGAAACCAAAAAAGATGATGACCGGAGCAAGCCAACGAGAAAGGAAAACTTTGTTGCGTGTGGTTCGGAGTCAAATCAAAGGGAAGATACCCTTGGCAATGACAGTAACATTGTCACTTTGGATAGGAGTGATAGAGAAACTCCTCACTATCAAATGCCCCTAAGTGAGGATTTGTTGTCTTCCCAAGCAGCCATTGAACATTCTAACTTAGCTCATTCTGCAAATGAGAAAGATGATGTTGCGAGTCCATTGGAAAGAGAACCCTGTACAGATCTGTCTCTGTTACCAGATCAACGAAAAATATGTGCCAAAGATACTTTAGGACATCATTGTGAAGCTGACAGCAGAACTGCAAATAAAGAGCCATCTTCAAAACCATTAGAGGGGGACAAAATTACTGGTGATGATGATTTCCTTGAGCCACTCAGAAAATCCTTTAGCCAGTTTTTGCTCACTTCCCCTGAGACCTATTCAAAGGAAACTTTGTCAGACTCTATGAAAATTCACCAGTTGGAGGAAGATGGATGGGAAAGGGGCCCTAAGAAAGGTGGGCATTCCTTTTCCTTTAGTGGAAAATTAGATATTCCAATTTTCAAAGTTCTTAGTCATTCTGAAAAGCAGCAGGATgtaagagagaaaggaagcatgCTCcctttgtttaaattttctttcactgACGGCCATAAAACTGTCAATGACCAGAGTTTTCATGGCTCAGCAGTAACCACTGATGAAGAGATCCAAAGAAATTGCCATGCAAATGCCAAACTTAGTTCAATAAAATCTAGTTCAGTTCCAAATATTCATAGTAATCTAGGGAAATTTGGTGATATAAAGACATCTAATAAGAGTGACCAAATAAATACTCCTGAAGATGTCAcacttaataaaataaagtcttattCGGCTCCAAGTATTATTAATGATCTTGGGAAATTTGGGAGTATAGAGGAATTACACTCAAGTGACCACACAGCAATAGAGAACTGTGAAAGAGATACCTTAAACATTCCTGGAGTTGTGTCCAAAGAGCATATACCTTCAGATTCTTTAGGAGGAAGTAAGAATTTTACACAAGTGACATCCTCAACAGTACCAGACTCTTCATTAGCGTTTACTTCTACCATTTCGAAACCCACCTTGGTTGATGAAATGAGTGATGACAAACTTGTAGATAAAGCTTCCAAGAAAAGAACCCAAGGAGGCCTCGTTTCTGGCCTGTTTAACAGGTTTTCTTCTCTTGAAAACTTGTCTAATCAACAAGAATTAAATGTGAAGAAAGATGACTCTCCTCACAGGAATAATACACTGAGCTTATTCTCTGGAATATTTAACTTGATATCAAATAGCAGTATGACTGATTGTAAGCCAGATGAAACAAAGTCCATGTCTTTAGGTGACCTAAAGGGtttgaatggaaaaaaacatTTATCCTTGGATGAGATCCCTGTTACTTCATGTGTGACTTTTGAGAACCAGAGGAACCATGAAAAACAGGAAACTTCTGGCTTCATAAAAAGCTGCTTATCTTTACCTAAAGAAAACATACCATTATCTGATGCTTGGGTTGGTAGCCATTATTGCCCTCCTACATGGAAAAACCAACGAAGTGAAAAGAATTTCCCCTCTTCTGAGAACAGTGTACTTCACTGCACTCCAACTGCTCAGCAGGACCTATTAGAGAAATCTTTGGCTAAGAGGCAGACACCACACCATGCTCTTGAGGCAAAACTACATGAAAATTCTAACAAGTTAAATTCACCTGTGCTAAATACTAACATTCTTAGTCAATCAAACCACTATCAGGCTTTTGAAGAGATGAACAATCCTTTCTCTTATGAATGGGATTCTGATATAAAAGATTTCTctaaaaattccagaaaacttCAGCCAGTTTATTATATGTTGAATCAAAATACATTTCCATCAGCCGATGTTTTCTTGTGGCCTGACTCAGAAAATCCAGCAATAAATTTTTGCCAAAAAGATCAAAATGCAAATATCTTGGAGTGGAGAACAAATCTAAACAGTGTCGTTTGGTGTGACTTACCACATGAATCATTCAACCAGTTAGCATTTAATGAAGATTACTTATTGAGAGGTGATATGTGGGCAGCTAACTCATTATATGGAAATTCTGGTTATCTTCCAATTAATGAGACTAAGAAGGCACTAGAAGAATTGCCCATTGACTTAAGTTGTTCTTCAGGTTATGAGAAGAGTACATGCCCCGTAGTTGATCTAGACTCATTAAGAATGGATGAAAACTTTGTTTATTCAAGTGTTTGTTATGAATACCAGGAATGGTTGTCATGTCTTGAAAATGGAGTGTGGTGGCCATCGGAGGAGGGAGATTATGGATATTTTATGTTCCACGATGGTCAATATATCTATTCTTTCCTTACTGATTCTACTGGGCagtatgcatatttatttatacctGATTGTTCTTATGAAGAGTATTTGAATTGTGACTTACAGACAAATGATCTATCAAGTATTACATTAGATGATAGCACTATTCCTGCTTACAGTTTTAAAGTACTTGACAGGGAAGATGAATTACTGTGGTATGTTGAAGAGGAACCAATTGATGACCCTCTTGATTTATCTGTAGTTTTGCCAAGAAGTGAGGGACCAATGTATCTAAATTTAGGAATGTTTTCACAAGTACTTGAAAAGTCAAGTTATGGCCAAAGGGATCAACCATTAGATTTTTCAGGCTATACTCCTCAAAAGTCAAAGGGAGATTTTGCCTCTTTTAAAGAAAGGCTGGGTGGTTCTGAAGACTCTGAGTGTACATTGGATCTCAGAAATCAGCCCCGAACGATTGGTAATCATgtcttaaataaaaatcaaattataaaggGAGATAAGAATCAGACTCTAGTGAAGGATTCATCAGTTAACCTTTCCAGTTTCCAGTGGATCCAGTCTTCTTCTGAAGAAGCTGCCTCTTTGGTTCATCCTGAAAATAAGACTAACATCCCACAGCAAACAGAAGAGATGTCATCATTGAACAAAGTGACTTCGTCATTTTCTGCTTTGGGTGCTTCAACTGGaagtactttgaattttgataagAATGAATCCTTAGAGTCTTCAGCCATGCAGAAAATAGATCAGCAATCAAACTTAGCAGAGATCACAAATGATGGTCTTCAGTCATTAATCTTGAGTAAGCAACTAGAGAGTAACTCCCAAAATGAGGAAGAAAGTCTTCTCAAGAAGGATTCAGAGAGACAAATGGTATCCAATGTTCAGCGACCAGAATTTactaaaaatatgaagaaagaatTCCCTTTAAATAAAAGCGTTcatgtgaaaaaacaaaatttgttaaAATCTGTTTTCCAGGTAAACCAAACAACTTCTCAGGCTCAATCAGATATAGAAGACGACAAGATGATTACAGCTGATTCTGTTTCAATTCCTCTTGTATCACAGTTTAGTAGGGATGAATGCAAGAATTGTGAGCCTCCTCAGGACCAGTCTTCCAAAGAGTCTGAGAGAACATTATTTAAAAGTGCACTGAAACTCTTTGGTCGGGGAGAAGACTCTTCAGTAAGTGCAGTAGCAAACGAGAAACAGGAATCTCGATTTTTGAACTTCTTTAAAACCCAGGTGAATAAAGAAGGATCACCAAATTTAGAAAAGAATggtgataaaaatagaaagatatcatCTCAGGAAAAGAATGAGTCTCCTGGTGTTTCAAGTGTTTTTGGTTCCCTTGGGGATTTCTTTAAAACCAATGTATCTCCTAAACAGACAACTGAAAATATGTCTGTTTCTTCAGTGACTAATAAGGATGAGGTCAAGTCAAGTCCTAATCCTGCACATCTAACTAAACAGGATGTTGGGAACTTTCCTGCTGCACCAGTTTCCTCTAAAGGGAAGGTTCGAGTTAGAAATCTGAACAAGCAGACTACTATTGATGACAGTGAGCTAAAGGAACCATCAATTAGGGAGATCCAGGGTGATCATTTGACTGACGAAGAGGCACCCTCCAGAGACCACCAACTCTACCAGTCACCAAATTCATCTTTCTCAACAGGTTGTCTCAAAGAATCCTCCAGAGATTCTTCAGTAGAGACTAGTGGTGTGTCTACAGTGACAGTAGTTCCAAGAAGTGATAAAATATCATTAGATATTCTGAGCAGAAGAAATTCAAATGAACAAGATCATTTTTCTGACAAAGACCAGAGTTTTTCAACTGCCACAACATCTCCATCCCAACCAGAATTACCAACCAGAAAGAGTATATTTTCTTTCCTGACTGGATCTGAAAAATCTGAGAACAGAGCCTTTACTACTCTACCAAGAACCACATCTCAAGGAGAAGGGCTATTcacacttccttcctttttttccactgCTAACTCAGGCAGCAAGAAGAATACCTCTCTTAATAGCtctttcagtttcttcaacttGTCCTTTTTGGATGAAAAGCAGCAGACTCCTGGGGAAAAACACAGCCTTTCAGCTGTTGCTCCAGTGACTTCCCAGGCCTGTAAGAAGCCAAGTGTTTTTGTAGACATGAGTAATACAATGACTAGAGAAGATTCTAATGACATTAGAGGTAACATAGTCCCGGAGGTAGTTCATGAACAGCAAATGGTTCCTTGTGTTTCCATTAGCAACACCACTAAGGTTACCTCCCTTGCAGATGAGTTCAATGTAGAAAACAACTATCCAGGAAAACTAGGTCCCAGTATTGGACCAGGGACATCTTTAAAAGATTTCCAg CCCCACCAGCAGTAG